In Gulosibacter molinativorax, a single window of DNA contains:
- a CDS encoding DUF1844 domain-containing protein encodes MSDQLDEQLRDIAEVPAVELITTLAVHLMSASAVNLGLGEEGDETLDLDEARKLISALAGLITASLPYLGDHHARPLRDGLRSLQLAFREASAVPDPVGKGPGEDLTGPVF; translated from the coding sequence ATGTCTGACCAGTTGGATGAACAGTTGCGCGACATTGCCGAGGTCCCGGCCGTCGAGCTCATTACGACCCTCGCAGTCCACCTCATGAGCGCATCCGCCGTCAACCTGGGGCTTGGCGAAGAGGGCGACGAAACCCTCGACCTTGACGAGGCCCGCAAGCTCATCTCGGCACTCGCTGGCCTCATCACCGCCTCGCTCCCCTACCTCGGCGACCACCACGCGCGTCCGCTGCGGGACGGCCTCCGGTCGCTGCAGCTCGCGTTCCGCGAGGCATCGGCCGTGCCCGACCCCGTCGGCAAGGGCCCGGGCGAGGACCTCACCGGCCCCGTCTTCTAG
- the infC gene encoding translation initiation factor IF-3 has protein sequence MSEPRTNDRIRAREVRLVGPSGEQVGVVKIDMALRLAQEAELDLVEVSPNSNPPVAKIMDYGKFKYEAAQKAKEARRNQANTALKEVRFRLKIDEHDYETKLKRAVGFLESGDKVKAIIQFRGREQSRPEMGAKLLQKFAEDVAEYGHAENRPKLDGRNMVMIVAPEKNKAEAKAQQNARRNEQKQAARAAKHSAPDNTDAAETEETKEN, from the coding sequence ATCAGCGAACCCCGCACCAACGACCGCATCCGCGCACGCGAAGTCCGACTTGTCGGGCCGAGTGGTGAGCAGGTCGGTGTCGTCAAAATCGATATGGCACTGCGCCTTGCGCAGGAGGCCGAGCTCGATCTCGTCGAGGTTTCCCCGAACAGCAATCCTCCCGTTGCCAAGATCATGGATTACGGCAAATTCAAGTACGAGGCTGCGCAGAAGGCGAAGGAAGCTCGTCGCAACCAGGCAAACACTGCCCTCAAAGAGGTGCGCTTCCGTCTGAAGATTGACGAACACGACTACGAGACCAAGCTCAAGCGAGCTGTTGGCTTTCTCGAGTCGGGTGACAAGGTGAAGGCAATCATCCAGTTCCGTGGCCGCGAGCAGTCGCGTCCAGAGATGGGTGCCAAGCTCCTGCAGAAGTTCGCTGAGGATGTTGCCGAGTACGGCCACGCCGAGAACCGCCCAAAGCTTGACGGTCGCAACATGGTGATGATCGTCGCCCCGGAGAAGAACAAGGCCGAGGCGAAGGCGCAGCAGAACGCGCGACGTAACGAGCAAAAGCAAGCGGCACGTGCCGCAAAGCATTCCGCACCAGATAACACTGATGCGGCCGAAACAGAAGAAACCAAGGAGAACTGA
- the rpmI gene encoding 50S ribosomal protein L35 produces the protein MPKQKTHSGAKKRFKITGSGKIRKQQAGMRHNLEVKSARRKARLNQDQVLAPQDAKVIKKLLGK, from the coding sequence ATGCCGAAGCAGAAGACCCACTCGGGTGCCAAGAAGCGCTTCAAGATCACCGGTAGCGGCAAGATCCGCAAGCAGCAGGCCGGCATGCGCCACAACCTCGAGGTCAAGAGCGCTCGTCGCAAGGCTCGCCTCAACCAGGACCAGGTCCTCGCACCGCAGGACGCCAAGGTAATCAAGAAGCTGCTCGGCAAGTAG
- the rplT gene encoding 50S ribosomal protein L20 — protein MARVKRAVNAQKKRRVILEHASGYRGQRSRLYRKAKEQVIHSFVYNYDHRKDRKGDFRRLWIQRINAASRANGLTYNRFIQGLNLAGIEVDRRMLAELAVNEPATFAAIVEQAKAALPADTSAPKNAA, from the coding sequence ATGGCACGTGTGAAGCGGGCGGTCAACGCCCAGAAGAAGCGTCGCGTAATCCTCGAGCACGCGTCCGGTTACCGTGGACAGCGCTCGCGCCTGTACCGCAAGGCAAAAGAGCAGGTCATCCACTCGTTTGTCTACAACTACGACCACCGTAAGGACCGCAAGGGTGACTTCCGCCGCCTGTGGATCCAGCGCATCAACGCTGCGTCACGTGCGAACGGCCTCACCTACAACCGCTTCATCCAGGGCCTAAACCTGGCTGGCATCGAGGTTGACCGCCGCATGCTCGCTGAGCTCGCCGTGAACGAGCCCGCGACCTTCGCCGCGATCGTTGAGCAGGCCAAGGCAGCGCTTCCGGCCGACACCTCGGCTCCGAAGAACGCCGCGTAG